A single Branchiostoma floridae strain S238N-H82 chromosome 11, Bfl_VNyyK, whole genome shotgun sequence DNA region contains:
- the LOC118426636 gene encoding uncharacterized protein LOC118426636: MQQTLHVGSLRVANWTGTDLTMSAPAPPVLRGDATLVGQILLDVVKAVRGEAPLLEEALLARFEADVPPRSLSDDELAERLETLTGENSGFLLDTTGKDLKAHETIVRLAHFLIMAANDAAAPRLPIRSSKAGKTAAQAVANLLDPTDEPPRETRRHQFVRPPSASQKGKASPTGGGLELKLR, encoded by the coding sequence ATGCAACAAACCTTACATGTGGGCTCACTCCGTGTCGCGAACTGGACCGGCACGGACCTCACTATGAGCGCGCCGGCTCCACCCGTCCTGCGCGGAGATGCCACCCTTGTGGGGCAGATTTTGTTAGATGTTGTTAAAGCGGTGCGGGGAGAGGCTCCCCTCCTGGAGGAGGCTCTCCTTGCTAGATTCGAAGCCGACGTGCCGCCCCGAAGCCTCAGCGACGACGAGCTGGCGGAGCGGCTGGAGACCCTCACGGGAGAGAACTCCGGTTTCCTCCTAGACACGACGGGAAAGGACCTCAAGGCACACGAGACGATCGTCCGCTTGGCGCACTTCTTGATCATGGCCGCCAACGATGCCGCGGCACCCAGGCTGCCGATCCGATCATCCAAGGCCGGCAAAACCGCAGCCCAGGCGGTCGCAAACCTCCTGGACCCCACCGACGAACCGCCCCGAGAGACCCGACGCCACCAGTTCGTCCGGCCTCCCTCCGCCAGCCAAAAAGGCAAAGCCAGTCCCACTGGAGGAGGACTCGAGCTCAAGCTCCGGTAG